A single region of the Hyphomicrobiales bacterium genome encodes:
- a CDS encoding exported hypothetical protein (Evidence 5 : Unknown function), whose amino-acid sequence MLKKTLISAALLAASMGLAIAAPGNNGGGNGGCGNGQTTNGCGGGGAVVGGATAGGLIIGGFAHGYNGAASGTAKSASEGSAVAVGQVVGNGYSFQNSASISGGTATVGGVITPSAATIGTSTTQYANIATTGMTDQAALNAEGLIQNGSIAHGQSTNSAKGTSSFETVGIGGLAAIGGIAGITNF is encoded by the coding sequence ATGTTGAAGAAAACACTTATATCGGCGGCGTTGCTTGCCGCATCCATGGGACTAGCCATTGCAGCGCCAGGCAATAACGGCGGCGGCAACGGCGGTTGTGGCAACGGCCAGACCACAAACGGCTGCGGCGGTGGTGGTGCGGTTGTTGGTGGAGCCACAGCAGGCGGCCTGATCATCGGCGGCTTTGCACACGGCTATAACGGCGCAGCTTCCGGCACGGCCAAGTCGGCATCCGAAGGATCAGCCGTTGCAGTTGGGCAGGTTGTAGGCAACGGCTACAGCTTCCAGAACTCGGCATCCATTTCAGGCGGCACGGCCACCGTTGGCGGCGTCATCACCCCGAGCGCTGCCACTATCGGCACGTCGACCACGCAGTACGCGAACATCGCCACCACCGGCATGACGGACCAAGCCGCGCTGAACGCCGAAGGGCTGATTCAGAACGGGTCTATCGCCCACGGCCAATCCACTAACAGCGCCAAAGGCACGTCCAGCTTTGAAACCGTAGGCATTGGCGGTCTTGCTGCAATCGGCGGCATCGCAGGCATCACCAACTTCTAA
- a CDS encoding Integrase, with protein MCRNLLFPAGGLRFTGSRTTGEQVFKGRHFDRSVILLCVRWYLAYGLSLRNLEEMMAERGITVDHATIHRWVIRYSPELLQRFNLRKRAVGRKWHVDETYIKVRGKWMYLYRAIDSMGDTVEFWFSEHRDLPAAKRFLTRALKRHGRPDRIVIDGSQTNREAIVSCDTTNRLQDSSRHRLNPIRIRQSPYMNNRIEQDHRAIKRRMHPMLGFKSMDSARIILDGIEMVHMMRKRQASFACYPKPSEG; from the coding sequence ATGTGTCGCAATCTTTTGTTTCCTGCTGGCGGATTAAGGTTCACCGGGTCGCGGACGACGGGGGAACAGGTGTTCAAAGGCAGGCATTTCGATCGTTCGGTGATTTTGCTGTGCGTGCGCTGGTATCTTGCCTACGGACTGAGCCTCCGCAATCTCGAAGAGATGATGGCCGAGCGCGGCATCACTGTCGATCACGCCACCATCCACCGCTGGGTCATCCGTTATTCTCCGGAACTCCTTCAGCGCTTCAATCTGCGGAAACGTGCCGTGGGCCGGAAATGGCATGTCGATGAAACTTACATCAAAGTGCGCGGGAAATGGATGTATCTCTACCGTGCGATCGACAGCATGGGCGACACGGTCGAATTCTGGTTCAGCGAGCATCGCGACCTGCCGGCGGCGAAACGCTTCCTGACACGGGCGCTCAAGCGGCATGGTCGTCCCGATCGCATTGTCATTGATGGCAGCCAGACCAACCGCGAAGCCATTGTATCCTGCGACACGACGAACCGTCTGCAGGATAGCTCAAGACACCGGCTGAACCCAATCCGTATCCGGCAGAGTCCCTATATGAACAACCGCATCGAGCAGGATCACCGTGCGATCAAGCGACGAATGCACCCGATGCTCGGTTTCAAATCGATGGATAGCGCCCGCATCATTCTCGACGGCATCGAGATGGTGCACATGATGCGCAAACGACAGGCGAGCTTTGCCTGCTATCCGAAACCATCTGAGGGCTGA
- a CDS encoding Acetyl esterase/lipase — translation MIHLHSSKCQAPCGASHITSHTSARYADGIELLNVGAMDKLNQPLSNIAPLSRLGLDRYVTPEDFLPQTVLGSGGAIEYARAATAASLDAVRFHGPPIRVCYGPDPANVLDIFAEEGQKDLPVLVFFHGGAWTAGYLWWSGFMAPAIQRLPAILVAPTYRLAPGSRFPAPLADVERALEWVRANIGQFGGDPNRLVIGGHSAGAHLASLCALSRPEAMSGVLACLPLSASFDLRYPNPAPGSGEERVYKYLLNHSQDDTAASPICFAQNAAIPFHIIIGELDFDRVKRTSMEFYDLMTSMQKLCTLTSLEGYNHFDVHLALRDPLHTWYKKIERIMYDA, via the coding sequence ATGATCCATCTGCACTCTTCCAAATGTCAAGCGCCTTGCGGAGCATCTCATATCACTTCTCATACTTCTGCCCGATATGCCGATGGCATTGAGCTCCTTAACGTTGGGGCTATGGACAAGCTCAACCAACCGCTTTCAAACATTGCGCCCTTAAGCCGTCTCGGTCTTGACCGCTATGTGACACCCGAAGATTTTCTTCCCCAAACGGTTCTGGGGTCAGGCGGAGCAATCGAATATGCACGGGCGGCAACAGCCGCAAGCCTTGATGCCGTTCGGTTCCACGGCCCGCCCATTCGCGTTTGTTATGGCCCCGACCCGGCAAACGTTCTCGATATCTTTGCCGAGGAAGGACAAAAAGATCTTCCGGTGCTTGTGTTTTTTCACGGGGGTGCCTGGACAGCTGGGTATCTCTGGTGGTCCGGCTTCATGGCGCCTGCGATCCAACGCCTGCCTGCTATACTCGTAGCCCCGACATACAGGCTGGCACCGGGGTCGCGCTTCCCCGCTCCACTCGCTGACGTTGAGCGTGCTTTAGAGTGGGTCAGAGCAAATATTGGCCAGTTTGGAGGCGATCCCAATCGGTTGGTCATTGGCGGGCACTCGGCCGGCGCCCATCTTGCCAGTCTCTGTGCACTTTCCAGACCAGAGGCGATGTCCGGCGTGCTTGCCTGCCTGCCACTGAGTGCTTCGTTCGATCTTCGGTATCCTAATCCAGCCCCGGGAAGTGGCGAAGAGCGCGTGTACAAATACTTACTAAATCACTCTCAGGACGACACGGCAGCAAGTCCAATCTGTTTTGCTCAAAATGCAGCAATACCATTTCATATTATCATTGGAGAATTAGATTTTGATCGAGTGAAAAGAACGTCGATGGAGTTCTATGATTTGATGACAAGTATGCAAAAGTTATGCACATTGACTTCACTCGAAGGATATAATCATTTTGATGTCCATCTTGCTCTCCGTGACCCCTTGCATACTTGGTACAAAAAAATTGAGCGTATTATGTACGATGCGTGA
- a CDS encoding hypothetical protein (Evidence 5 : Unknown function) — translation MTEYELHTQGAKHNFEPPYDGMDPARNRAHEPTPPPHTEGTAQKFSKMEGHELDYWVARALGFRFYLEQRGEYRLAVRQCPDAECPWHNRYKNDSERYTEVFTFADIQCGFFGDGVPPFSSEWQHGGPIIYRNNIGISPPNSMVHRHGGPLSGWGESGQWSACTWHNGVIGRRAYAWHDTEPLVAAMRCFLVSKYGEHTP, via the coding sequence ATGACCGAATACGAGCTGCACACGCAGGGCGCGAAGCATAACTTTGAGCCGCCCTATGACGGGATGGATCCGGCGCGCAACCGGGCGCACGAGCCAACACCTCCACCGCATACGGAAGGGACAGCGCAAAAGTTCTCTAAAATGGAAGGCCACGAGCTCGACTATTGGGTGGCGCGCGCCTTGGGCTTCCGGTTCTATCTTGAGCAGCGCGGCGAGTACCGCCTTGCCGTGCGGCAATGCCCGGATGCCGAGTGTCCGTGGCACAACCGTTACAAGAACGATTCAGAGCGCTACACCGAGGTTTTCACGTTCGCCGATATCCAGTGCGGGTTTTTCGGCGACGGCGTCCCGCCATTTTCCAGCGAATGGCAGCACGGCGGGCCGATCATTTATCGCAACAACATCGGCATTTCACCACCCAATTCCATGGTGCACCGCCACGGCGGCCCCCTGAGCGGATGGGGTGAGTCCGGGCAATGGAGCGCATGCACTTGGCACAACGGCGTCATCGGCCGCCGCGCCTACGCCTGGCACGACACCGAGCCGCTTGTCGCAGCGATGCGCTGCTTTCTTGTCAGTAAATACGGGGAGCATACGCCATGA
- a CDS encoding hypothetical protein (Evidence 5 : Unknown function) produces MELSLCCTKQLNCSGYSFSLNCYAHAFPLYWVVCLMVTAMSGATTCAPV; encoded by the coding sequence GTGGAATTGAGCTTGTGCTGCACAAAGCAGCTTAATTGCTCTGGCTATAGCTTCAGTCTTAATTGTTACGCTCATGCATTTCCCCTTTATTGGGTGGTGTGTTTGATGGTTACGGCCATGTCCGGCGCCACCACTTGCGCACCGGTATAG
- a CDS encoding hypothetical protein (Evidence 5 : Unknown function) yields MTPSSIHQAVYVKLRTMEVSDADAEQIARAAYLEAVKINCAKAQKERNGNHTTDHPGD; encoded by the coding sequence ATGACACCAAGCAGCATACATCAGGCCGTCTACGTGAAATTGCGCACGATGGAAGTTTCAGACGCCGACGCCGAGCAGATCGCCCGGGCGGCCTATTTAGAAGCGGTAAAAATCAACTGCGCCAAGGCGCAAAAGGAAAGGAATGGAAACCACACAACAGATCATCCAGGAGATTGA
- a CDS encoding hypothetical protein (Evidence 5 : Unknown function): MFSFLSLFGLNRGSGLSLLVNFAGDAARVADTFGLTVAGKGDDPAFVVLAWAKVQVGKLENAGFFHRVTTQEAIRT; the protein is encoded by the coding sequence GTGTTTTCATTCCTTTCCTTGTTCGGGTTGAACCGGGGCTCCGGCCTGTCCCTTCTCGTAAATTTCGCGGGCGACGCGGCTCGCGTAGCGGATACCTTCGGCCTCACAGTCGCGGGCAAAGGCGACGATCCGGCCTTTGTTGTACTTGCCTGGGCCAAGGTGCAGGTCGGCAAGCTGGAAAATGCGGGCTTCTTTCATCGTGTCACCACACAGGAGGCGATCCGCACGTAG
- a CDS encoding hypothetical protein (Evidence 5 : Unknown function), with translation MFLSANSNNYFVTVGLMPGIGAGRWC, from the coding sequence TTGTTCCTGAGCGCGAATAGCAATAATTATTTTGTAACAGTGGGATTGATGCCCGGCATAGGCGCCGGGCGGTGGTGTTAG
- a CDS encoding hypothetical protein (Evidence 5 : Unknown function), protein METTQQIIQEIEDKYDRGTASAVVIISKMRIFIEFAERVAKPDMARDVAFAGGAVIGKTVGEMHDIINLIKVDSPEEFYALVQRHIDATLGELQVAGTPTTH, encoded by the coding sequence ATGGAAACCACACAACAGATCATCCAGGAGATTGAGGACAAATATGATCGAGGCACGGCATCTGCCGTCGTCATCATATCCAAGATGCGCATATTTATAGAGTTCGCGGAGAGAGTAGCGAAGCCGGATATGGCTCGCGATGTTGCTTTCGCCGGTGGCGCCGTGATCGGCAAAACAGTGGGCGAAATGCACGACATCATCAACCTGATCAAGGTCGATAGCCCGGAAGAATTTTACGCGCTGGTTCAACGCCACATCGACGCAACACTCGGAGAACTCCAAGTGGCCGGCACACCCACCACCCACTAA
- a CDS encoding putative Monoamine regulon transcriptional regulator (Evidence 3 : Putative function from multiple computational evidences) — MGIYTHRKMQVAQRISALLPISRCCIYDINDDLTPYGHIVQNGETQWVLPYHAKFHKIDPFSPEKILAKRGRRFYGTEYGDELARLLKTDYYHGFMKPMCQMHKVDLLLKGSHKDPIAGIRISRTQSLGAFSSAERHLFEKLIDLLDLLVSDTQVSPAKRAGLTAREQDIARLIINGHTNKEIGLILSLQLPTVKTHIMNIFKKVGVRNRAEFVGFMISQ, encoded by the coding sequence ATGGGAATATATACACATCGGAAAATGCAGGTCGCTCAGCGCATTTCTGCGCTTCTTCCCATTTCGCGCTGTTGCATCTATGACATCAACGATGACTTAACGCCGTATGGGCACATCGTGCAGAATGGGGAGACCCAATGGGTGCTTCCCTATCACGCAAAGTTCCATAAGATTGATCCGTTCTCACCCGAAAAAATCTTAGCAAAGCGTGGGCGCCGGTTCTATGGGACAGAATATGGCGACGAGCTGGCTCGCCTCCTAAAAACCGATTATTACCATGGCTTCATGAAGCCTATGTGCCAAATGCACAAGGTCGACCTTCTTCTCAAAGGTAGTCACAAGGATCCAATCGCAGGCATCCGGATTAGCCGGACACAGTCCCTCGGAGCCTTTTCTTCAGCAGAACGGCACTTGTTCGAGAAGCTCATCGATCTCCTCGACCTTTTGGTAAGCGACACCCAAGTTTCACCTGCAAAGAGAGCAGGCTTGACCGCACGCGAGCAAGATATTGCAAGGCTCATAATAAATGGACACACTAATAAAGAAATCGGGCTCATTCTCAGTTTGCAACTACCTACCGTAAAAACACATATTATGAATATTTTTAAGAAAGTCGGCGTTAGAAATAGGGCGGAATTTGTTGGTTTTATGATTTCCCAATGA
- a CDS encoding conserved hypothetical protein (Evidence 4 : Unknown function but conserved in other organisms), whose protein sequence is MTTTTIETNNLTGVALDWAVALCEGYDFQLDDEVSGPWLIPQPGYLHDEKPLKSYSPSSDPAQGWPIIERQGIALRQNSNGKWYAMARADAGDGQGMQWPEFTAQGGERYGVLSYQVRKRRQRFDGETSLIAGLRCHVASEIGGRITVPNELLA, encoded by the coding sequence ATGACCACTACTACTATTGAAACCAACAATCTGACCGGCGTCGCGCTGGATTGGGCGGTCGCGCTTTGCGAGGGTTACGACTTTCAGCTTGATGACGAGGTAAGCGGGCCATGGCTGATCCCGCAGCCGGGCTACCTGCACGACGAGAAGCCGCTTAAAAGCTACAGTCCATCATCCGACCCAGCCCAAGGCTGGCCGATCATCGAGCGCCAGGGCATTGCGCTGCGCCAGAACAGCAACGGCAAATGGTACGCCATGGCTCGAGCCGACGCGGGCGACGGGCAAGGCATGCAATGGCCCGAGTTCACCGCACAGGGAGGTGAGCGCTACGGCGTCCTTTCCTACCAAGTACGCAAGCGTCGCCAGCGCTTTGACGGCGAGACGTCCCTGATCGCAGGCCTGCGCTGCCATGTTGCCTCGGAGATTGGCGGTCGCATCACGGTTCCGAACGAGCTGCTTGCATGA
- a CDS encoding C4-dicarboxylate ABC transporter substrate-binding protein, with protein sequence MKKTISALAVSALWLLSPVAAASLEWKLNNNFAETRTETKLLKGYAAEITAKSDGKLKVTAYNGGALGLKDADALRWLTSGAADLGLVVSTYLGRDSPELNAAYIQGVVQSREDHLKALPVLKQVYAEFLEKWNLVPLAYMRVPIWKMSLFCRNEPINTIAQLRTKKLRVYSKDLVETFSALGVSAQIIPQNEMYVALQTGVVDCTIYGNQLAHTVSLQEVTKQSSYLFPAATMPFVVSISKSKWDTLPDDLKKVVREASERLEQESAKTEWDPAAEDTAVAKLKSAGVNILPDFSSDDQAAFAAAARKTWQQVADQAGPKAVDWRSRILKTMDAK encoded by the coding sequence TTGAAAAAGACTATATCAGCGCTCGCGGTCTCTGCTCTTTGGTTATTGTCGCCTGTGGCAGCGGCTTCGCTCGAATGGAAGCTTAATAATAACTTTGCCGAAACTCGAACAGAAACAAAATTGCTTAAAGGATACGCCGCCGAGATTACTGCTAAATCGGATGGGAAGCTGAAGGTGACGGCCTATAATGGCGGTGCTCTCGGGCTAAAAGACGCCGATGCGCTTCGTTGGCTTACATCCGGAGCGGCCGATCTGGGGCTCGTCGTGTCCACTTATCTCGGACGGGATTCCCCCGAATTAAACGCGGCGTACATTCAAGGCGTCGTGCAAAGCCGCGAAGATCATCTAAAGGCGTTGCCCGTCTTGAAGCAAGTGTATGCGGAATTCCTCGAGAAGTGGAACCTTGTACCCCTTGCCTATATGCGCGTTCCGATTTGGAAAATGTCGCTGTTCTGTCGGAATGAGCCTATAAACACCATCGCTCAACTAAGGACAAAGAAACTGCGCGTTTATTCAAAGGATCTTGTCGAGACGTTTAGTGCGCTTGGCGTGTCTGCTCAGATCATTCCACAGAATGAGATGTATGTAGCGTTGCAGACTGGGGTGGTTGATTGCACGATCTATGGAAATCAGCTTGCGCACACGGTTTCGCTGCAAGAAGTCACTAAGCAATCATCGTATCTGTTCCCCGCAGCAACCATGCCCTTCGTCGTGTCCATCTCGAAGAGTAAGTGGGATACGCTCCCAGATGATCTGAAAAAAGTGGTGCGGGAGGCCAGTGAGCGTTTGGAGCAGGAGTCAGCGAAGACGGAATGGGATCCGGCTGCCGAGGACACGGCTGTCGCTAAGCTCAAATCTGCCGGTGTGAATATCCTTCCTGACTTCTCGTCTGATGACCAAGCTGCGTTTGCGGCCGCAGCGCGCAAAACGTGGCAACAAGTCGCCGACCAAGCTGGACCAAAGGCTGTCGATTGGCGCTCAAGAATCCTTAAAACCATGGACGCGAAGTAA
- a CDS encoding AB hydrolase-1 domain-containing protein, with amino-acid sequence MGNNNQIKTGYTEGAPAIAYDHCGSGEAVVFSHAIGGNRTNWRDQLPEFGKKFHAIAFDTRGYGASEDYEGPFRLDDVASDLIRVLEATGHKRAHLVGLSMGGRLILDFYEKHPERVLSLSLCATFHRSDFMSPEEWSEFRRRRSERLLAGAEPIDIAEDVTNTLVRPDTSAAVRERVKASMSSLHKLSYVKAIEGIHAYMKPAKLEAIHVPTLVVAGDSDRPSTPEFCKHMADQIPGAELRIIPRAAHMLNMEQPEVFNSHVLSFLNRISVNA; translated from the coding sequence ATGGGAAACAATAATCAAATAAAGACTGGGTATACCGAAGGGGCACCGGCGATAGCTTATGATCATTGCGGCAGCGGTGAAGCGGTCGTCTTTTCACATGCGATAGGTGGAAATCGGACAAACTGGCGCGATCAGTTACCGGAGTTCGGAAAAAAATTCCATGCCATCGCATTCGATACACGAGGGTATGGCGCGAGCGAAGATTATGAAGGTCCGTTTCGTCTGGATGACGTAGCGTCGGATCTAATCCGGGTGCTCGAGGCGACAGGCCATAAAAGAGCGCATCTGGTCGGTCTCTCGATGGGCGGTCGCTTGATTCTCGATTTCTACGAGAAACATCCTGAGCGTGTTTTGAGCCTTTCGCTTTGTGCAACTTTCCATCGCAGTGACTTTATGAGTCCCGAGGAATGGTCGGAATTTAGAAGGCGGCGCTCTGAGAGGCTGCTTGCAGGTGCTGAACCCATCGACATTGCAGAAGACGTAACAAACACGCTGGTTAGGCCAGACACCTCAGCAGCCGTTAGGGAACGGGTGAAAGCAAGTATGTCATCGCTTCACAAGCTTAGCTATGTCAAAGCTATCGAGGGAATCCACGCTTATATGAAACCGGCCAAACTCGAAGCCATTCATGTGCCGACACTCGTCGTGGCTGGCGATAGTGATCGTCCCTCTACCCCTGAGTTCTGCAAACACATGGCAGATCAGATCCCCGGGGCGGAGTTACGCATAATCCCCCGAGCTGCACACATGCTGAATATGGAACAGCCCGAGGTGTTCAACTCTCACGTCCTTTCATTCCTCAACCGCATCTCGGTAAACGCATGA
- a CDS encoding hypothetical protein (Evidence 5 : Unknown function): protein MTQEINLPPLPDVTPGKYGFHASDMHDYARAAIALDRQGRGEPVAFSYDLATTRSGDGEYIHWSPRLSYSMPNVPDGGIRNLQWLYASLQPAEPVSMRLLIQAKEFLEGLYDEGPDSAGWKSDALNVLIAEIEAAIKTSQPAEPVRQYYYQVSGCEADSTTHPNCICWHDKGTGPYKDMAEGDRPYNAKFTWRDKPQTTSSVAPTLHNADSVAQNGNQAPQPVEPVKVPSDEVQRDTIGETWMGMRVAAWQWKEQTPLGEATRHTTHWSTGPKDAERLYRENDIRALLARYGQPAQPECGCCGKIGGCDPDCDAAQPAASAEPLCWTVLGTTYPRNWTHFGQDGAMAESG from the coding sequence ATGACCCAAGAAATCAATCTACCGCCGCTGCCTGATGTAACGCCCGGAAAGTACGGGTTCCATGCGTCAGATATGCACGACTATGCCCGCGCCGCCATCGCCCTTGACCGGCAGGGGCGGGGCGAGCCTGTGGCTTTCTCGTATGACCTTGCTACAACGCGGTCAGGAGATGGTGAATACATACATTGGTCACCACGACTTTCGTATTCTATGCCGAATGTTCCCGACGGTGGCATTCGTAATTTGCAGTGGCTATATGCATCCCTACAACCCGCCGAGCCGGTGAGTATGCGGCTGCTTATCCAGGCTAAAGAGTTTCTTGAGGGCCTCTACGACGAAGGTCCGGACAGTGCAGGATGGAAGTCCGACGCGCTAAACGTCCTGATCGCTGAAATTGAAGCAGCTATTAAGACATCACAGCCAGCCGAGCCGGTGCGTCAGTATTACTACCAGGTATCAGGGTGCGAAGCTGATTCGACCACCCATCCGAACTGTATATGCTGGCACGACAAAGGCACTGGGCCATATAAAGACATGGCAGAGGGTGATCGACCGTATAACGCAAAGTTCACATGGAGAGATAAGCCACAAACTACTTCTAGCGTAGCGCCCACGCTCCACAACGCCGATAGCGTAGCGCAAAACGGGAATCAGGCTCCACAACCCGTCGAGCCGGTGAAGGTGCCGAGTGACGAAGTTCAGCGAGACACCATCGGCGAAACGTGGATGGGCATGCGTGTCGCGGCTTGGCAGTGGAAAGAACAGACCCCCTTAGGCGAGGCGACGCGGCACACCACCCATTGGTCTACCGGCCCAAAGGATGCAGAACGCCTTTATCGTGAAAACGACATTCGCGCCCTTCTCGCCCGCTACGGCCAGCCCGCACAGCCAGAGTGTGGATGCTGCGGCAAGATTGGTGGCTGCGATCCTGATTGCGATGCTGCACAGCCTGCCGCGAGCGCGGAGCCTTTGTGCTGGACTGTTCTGGGCACCACGTACCCGCGTAATTGGACTCACTTCGGCCAAGACGGAGCTATGGCGGAAAGTGGGTGA
- a CDS encoding transposase has protein sequence MNASTNVLRLRQPNEIDDPLTDILRTGARKLLAQAIEIEAEAYLASMRDLKLPDGRERLVRHGHGPERTIQTGIGPVEVSRVKIRDRGAEGEDRIRFSSAILPKWARRTKSLDALLPILYLRGLSTGDFQEALSALLGKDAPNLSPSAITRLTGEWQAEYEHWQARDLSARRYVYVWADGVYLQARMEDQAECMLVLIGATPEGKKELVGFQAGVRESAQSWRELLVEIKRRGLSIPPRIAVGDGALGFWKALDELFPGTHHQRCWLHKTANVLNKVPKSVQPGLKAALREIYLAPTRAQAEVAVDLFAEAYQARYPKAVECVRKDQRALLAFYDWPAEHWIHLRTTNPIESVFATVRHRTVRTKGSLSPTTARLMVFKLVMAAAKSWRRLMGENQLPKVIAGVRFKDGSEVIPMPTNSAA, from the coding sequence ATGAACGCATCTACCAATGTTTTACGCCTGCGTCAGCCCAATGAGATTGACGATCCCCTGACGGATATTCTGCGAACCGGTGCCCGCAAGTTGCTGGCTCAAGCCATCGAGATCGAAGCCGAGGCTTATCTCGCCAGCATGCGCGATCTGAAGCTGCCGGATGGACGCGAACGCCTGGTCCGGCACGGCCATGGGCCGGAACGGACCATTCAGACCGGCATCGGCCCGGTGGAGGTCAGCCGCGTCAAGATCCGCGATCGTGGTGCTGAGGGAGAGGACCGCATCCGCTTTTCCTCGGCGATCCTGCCGAAATGGGCGCGCCGCACCAAAAGCCTGGATGCGCTGCTGCCGATCCTCTACCTGCGCGGGCTCTCGACCGGCGACTTCCAGGAGGCGCTCTCAGCCTTGCTCGGCAAGGATGCTCCGAACCTCTCGCCCTCCGCCATTACCCGACTGACGGGCGAATGGCAGGCCGAGTACGAGCATTGGCAGGCGCGGGACCTGTCGGCCCGCCGATACGTCTACGTCTGGGCCGACGGCGTCTATCTCCAGGCCCGGATGGAGGATCAGGCCGAATGCATGCTGGTGCTGATCGGCGCCACGCCGGAGGGCAAGAAGGAACTGGTCGGCTTCCAGGCCGGGGTGCGCGAGAGCGCCCAGAGCTGGCGCGAGCTTCTCGTCGAGATCAAGCGAAGGGGCCTGTCCATCCCACCCCGGATCGCCGTCGGGGATGGGGCACTGGGCTTCTGGAAAGCGCTCGACGAGCTCTTTCCCGGCACGCATCATCAGCGCTGCTGGCTGCACAAGACCGCCAACGTGCTCAACAAGGTGCCGAAATCCGTGCAACCGGGCCTGAAGGCGGCCCTGCGGGAGATCTATCTCGCGCCCACCCGCGCGCAGGCCGAGGTGGCCGTCGATCTGTTTGCCGAGGCCTACCAGGCGCGCTATCCCAAGGCAGTGGAGTGCGTGCGCAAGGACCAGCGGGCGCTGCTGGCGTTCTATGACTGGCCGGCGGAACACTGGATCCATCTGCGCACGACGAACCCAATTGAGAGTGTGTTCGCTACGGTCCGACACCGTACGGTGCGTACCAAGGGCTCGCTGTCGCCGACCACCGCCCGGCTGATGGTGTTCAAGCTGGTGATGGCGGCCGCGAAGAGCTGGCGGAGATTGATGGGCGAAAACCAGTTGCCCAAGGTGATCGCCGGTGTCAGGTTTAAGGACGGCAGCGAGGTCATTCCGATGCCGACAAACAGCGCCGCCTGA
- a CDS encoding exported hypothetical protein (Evidence 5 : Unknown function) has translation MKLALTTALLAAIFTFPATAQTTASSQSQNTATGTAQNAGVHQGIAFNSDASGEQKIKNVPSLGGNGFFGSFSPDNCMVSGGGTAVIAGFGGSVVTPIRDPQCSLLRTFERTQQAAATVAAADPALAYRLRQAATDMLCMVSDEARAALAHQGLCSDLTQAAAATIAPAASVQHTIIRQRINADGTLSTIQ, from the coding sequence ATGAAACTTGCACTTACCACGGCCTTGCTGGCCGCGATCTTTACCTTTCCAGCTACAGCGCAGACGACGGCATCCAGCCAGAGCCAGAACACGGCCACCGGCACGGCGCAGAACGCAGGCGTGCACCAAGGCATCGCGTTTAACAGCGACGCATCGGGCGAGCAGAAGATTAAGAACGTCCCGTCGCTTGGCGGAAACGGGTTCTTTGGCTCCTTCAGCCCAGACAACTGCATGGTATCGGGCGGCGGCACGGCGGTCATTGCCGGATTCGGCGGCAGCGTCGTAACGCCGATCCGGGATCCGCAATGCTCGCTGCTTCGCACGTTCGAGCGCACCCAGCAGGCAGCGGCTACGGTCGCAGCAGCCGACCCGGCGCTTGCGTACCGTCTGCGCCAGGCGGCCACCGACATGCTTTGCATGGTATCGGACGAGGCACGCGCAGCGCTTGCGCATCAAGGCCTTTGTTCGGACCTGACCCAAGCGGCGGCGGCCACCATTGCCCCAGCAGCCAGCGTCCAGCACACAATCATCCGCCAGCGCATCAACGCGGACGGCACTTTATCCACCATTCAGTGA